The stretch of DNA TCATAAGAACTCCAAGAGGAAGAAAAGTTACAAGGTTAGCATATCAACATATGAAACGAAAATCTCAAAAAAAATAAGATAAAATATTTTTTCTTATCTCTATAAGAAGGCTTAACTTTGTTCTAAAATGTAAAAATGTATAAATATCATGCCTTTAAATGTTATTGTTGGTCTCCAATGGGGTGACGAGGGAAAAGGAAAAATTACGGATTTACTTTCTAAAAACTCAGATTATGTAATTCGTTATCAGGGTGGAAATAACTCTGGTCATTCTATCCATATTAATAATCGTCATTTTGTTCTTCATTTAATACCTTCTGGTATTATTTATTCTCATGTTAATTGTATTATAGGTCCTGGAGTAGTAATAGATCCAAAATCTCTGATACAAGAAATTAAAAACTTAGAGTCTTTTGGAATTAATACAGATAAAATCTATTTATCAAATAGAGCTCACGTAATAATGCCTTATCACCGTCTATTAGATAAATATCAAGAAGAATCTTTAGGAAAAATGTCCATTGGAACAACACATCGTGGAATAGGGCCAGCTTATGCAGATAAAATAGGTCGTGTTGGAATACGCATTGTAGACCTTATGAATATAGATTTATTTCGAATAAAATTAAAAAAAAATATTGATTTTAAAAATCAAATTATCACAAAAATTTATAAAGGAGATCCTATTTTTTTTGAATCTATTTATGAAGAATACATAGAATATGCAAAAATCATTTCTCATAGAATAATAGATGCAGTTTATGAAATACATAATGCTTTTCATAAAAGAAAAAAAATTTTATTTGAAGGTGCTCAAGCGATGTTATTAGACATTAACTATGGAACGTATCCGTACGTTACTACTTCATCTTGTTCAACAGGTGGCGTATGTACAGGGGCTGGAGTTCCTCCTAGTTTTTTAAAAAATTTCATAGGAATAGCAAAAGCATACACTACACGTGTAGGAAATGGACCTTTTCCTACAGAAATAAAAGGAGATGAAAGCTCTTTAATTAGAGAGAAAGGTAATGAATATGGTACTACTACAAATCGTCCAAGACGATGTGGATGGTTAGATTTGGTTTCTTTGAAATATTCTTGTATGATAAATGGAATTAATCATTTAATTATTACAAAATTAGATGTATTAAGCACATTGAAAGTAATTAAAGTCTGCATAGAATATAGGTATAATGGAAAAATTATTAAATATTTTCCAGCAAACATAGAAAATAATAATATAGAAGTAGTTTATATAGAATTTTATGGTTGGGAAAAAGAAATATATCATATTAGAAATTATGAAAATTTACCTGAAAATTGTAAAAAATATCTTAAATTTATTGAAAATTACCTGAATATAAGAATATTATTGATTTCTGTAGGTCCTGAAAGAACCCAAAATATTATTAAAAATAAATCTTTTTTTTAACGATTTTTTCATAAATATTAAATATGGAAAAATATAGTAACCCATTAATAGAAAGATATAGCAGTAAAGAAATGTTATATAATTTTTCTCCAAAAAAAAAGTTC from Blattabacterium cuenoti encodes:
- a CDS encoding adenylosuccinate synthase, which codes for MPLNVIVGLQWGDEGKGKITDLLSKNSDYVIRYQGGNNSGHSIHINNRHFVLHLIPSGIIYSHVNCIIGPGVVIDPKSLIQEIKNLESFGINTDKIYLSNRAHVIMPYHRLLDKYQEESLGKMSIGTTHRGIGPAYADKIGRVGIRIVDLMNIDLFRIKLKKNIDFKNQIITKIYKGDPIFFESIYEEYIEYAKIISHRIIDAVYEIHNAFHKRKKILFEGAQAMLLDINYGTYPYVTTSSCSTGGVCTGAGVPPSFLKNFIGIAKAYTTRVGNGPFPTEIKGDESSLIREKGNEYGTTTNRPRRCGWLDLVSLKYSCMINGINHLIITKLDVLSTLKVIKVCIEYRYNGKIIKYFPANIENNNIEVVYIEFYGWEKEIYHIRNYENLPENCKKYLKFIENYLNIRILLISVGPERTQNIIKNKSFF